A genomic stretch from Bacillus sp. N1-1 includes:
- the flgL gene encoding flagellar hook-associated protein FlgL translates to MRITQQMLSSNITSQLQQNLSRYEKANEQVSTGKKINTPSDDPIGVQKSLKLASQLADNEQYERNTDYALSWMETTDQALNSISNALQRANELGLQASNGTNSPEDQQTIGKEIEQLRAEIQDIANTKFDGKYIFNGQKTDQPIQIAANGDLTYNNQPLMQRMSSSNTIEMNVTGELFDGNVNLFKTLDQLSGALASGDQEGVSSALEQIETGKEQVLNSWTTLGAKQSRVEGMNQRLKEENLSLQTLVSKNDDVDFAEAIMKLKTEESVYQASLAASAKIIQPSLLDFLR, encoded by the coding sequence ATGAGAATTACACAACAAATGCTTAGCTCAAACATCACCTCTCAGTTACAGCAGAACCTCTCGCGCTATGAAAAGGCGAATGAACAGGTTTCAACAGGAAAAAAGATCAATACGCCTTCTGATGATCCCATTGGTGTTCAGAAATCTTTGAAGCTGGCATCTCAGTTAGCTGATAATGAGCAGTATGAACGTAATACCGATTATGCTCTTTCCTGGATGGAAACAACAGACCAGGCCCTTAACAGCATCTCTAATGCGCTTCAGCGGGCAAATGAGCTAGGCTTACAGGCGTCGAACGGAACGAACTCACCAGAAGATCAGCAAACGATTGGAAAAGAAATTGAACAATTACGCGCTGAGATTCAGGATATTGCCAATACAAAGTTTGATGGAAAGTACATCTTCAATGGACAGAAAACAGATCAACCGATTCAAATTGCAGCGAATGGCGATTTAACGTATAACAACCAGCCACTGATGCAGCGTATGTCTTCTAGCAATACGATTGAAATGAACGTTACGGGAGAATTGTTTGATGGGAATGTGAACCTGTTTAAGACACTTGATCAACTTTCAGGCGCATTAGCGAGTGGGGATCAGGAAGGCGTTAGCAGTGCACTGGAACAGATTGAGACAGGTAAAGAGCAAGTGTTAAACAGCTGGACCACCCTTGGCGCAAAGCAGTCGAGAGTGGAGGGGATGAATCAACGCTTGAAGGAAGAAAACCTTTCCCTACAAACGCTCGTTTCTAAAAATGATGACGTGGATTTTGCCGAAGCCATCATGAAACTAAAAACCGAAGAAAGCGTCTACCAGGCTTCTCTTGCCGCAAGCGCGAAAATCATTCAGCCATCTCTATTAGACTTTCTTAGATAA
- the motA gene encoding flagellar motor stator protein MotA has protein sequence MEKTSLFGVLLGFFVLVGGLILKGANPAALLNPAALVIIFVGTAAALLIAFPFNEIKKFPTLLKIIFSNQKLLTEKELIPMFREWATVARREGLLSLENNLESIDDDFLKGGFQMVIDGHSHEAIEEILVEDIEAMKERHRMGAGIFTQAGTYAPTLGVLGAVVGLVAALSHLGDMELLGKSIAAAFIATLFGIFTGYVLWHPFANKLKRKSNAEARIKMIMLEGLLAVQSGASPRMVEDKLLVYLPSKERNLDAEKKSSQSEVEGVGADA, from the coding sequence ATGGAAAAAACATCTCTGTTCGGTGTGCTCCTCGGTTTTTTCGTCCTAGTGGGCGGATTAATTCTCAAGGGTGCAAATCCGGCTGCTCTATTAAATCCCGCTGCCCTCGTGATCATTTTTGTTGGGACAGCGGCAGCACTACTTATCGCGTTTCCATTTAACGAGATTAAGAAATTTCCAACATTATTAAAAATTATCTTCTCTAATCAGAAGCTTCTTACTGAAAAAGAGCTGATTCCAATGTTTCGTGAATGGGCAACTGTTGCTCGTCGTGAAGGACTCCTTTCCCTTGAAAATAATCTTGAAAGCATTGATGATGATTTTCTAAAAGGCGGCTTCCAAATGGTGATTGATGGTCATTCACATGAAGCGATTGAGGAAATTTTAGTAGAAGATATTGAAGCGATGAAAGAACGTCACAGGATGGGAGCGGGGATCTTTACTCAGGCTGGTACGTATGCCCCGACGCTCGGTGTGCTTGGGGCGGTTGTTGGGCTTGTCGCGGCACTCAGTCATCTTGGCGATATGGAGCTCCTTGGGAAGTCCATTGCGGCGGCATTTATCGCCACGCTTTTTGGGATTTTCACAGGTTACGTTCTCTGGCATCCGTTCGCGAATAAGCTAAAGCGTAAATCCAACGCTGAAGCTCGTATTAAAATGATCATGCTTGAAGGACTTCTGGCAGTTCAGTCAGGTGCATCGCCACGCATGGTAGAAGACAAGCTTCTCGTCTACTTGCCAAGTAAGGAACGAAACCTTGACGCTGAAAAGAAATCAAGTCAATCAGAGGTAGAAGGAGTAGGCGCTGATGCGTAA
- a CDS encoding flagellar hook-basal body protein produces the protein MFKGMYTATSGMMASERKQQFLTNNLSNAETPGFKQDEATFRSFPEYLMKERNTNTPPNSSIGTLQTGVYTQEGIPNFSSGSLKETSKQTDLALIDENLPIDEETSKKGLLLFGVRLEDNSIRYTRNGNFSIDEEGFLSTSEGYQVIGEDLQPIQLTSDSFTVTDDGTILEENGNEQQLWIGYTDDPTNLTQQGNGVFAWEGDEADAPINIQTTDITEYAVKQGYLEGSNVDMTTTMTDMLNTYRLYEANQKVLQTYDQSIDKAVNDVGRVY, from the coding sequence ATGTTTAAAGGCATGTATACGGCTACGTCCGGCATGATGGCAAGTGAGCGAAAGCAGCAGTTCTTAACGAATAACCTCTCAAATGCTGAAACACCAGGCTTTAAGCAGGATGAAGCAACTTTCCGTTCCTTCCCTGAATACTTAATGAAAGAAAGAAATACGAACACGCCCCCTAACTCTTCCATTGGCACGCTCCAAACTGGCGTCTACACACAGGAAGGTATTCCCAATTTTTCAAGCGGATCTCTTAAAGAAACTAGCAAACAAACAGATTTGGCCCTTATCGATGAGAATCTCCCAATCGACGAAGAAACTAGTAAAAAAGGACTACTTTTATTTGGTGTTCGTCTTGAGGATAACTCGATTCGCTACACAAGAAATGGAAATTTCTCTATCGATGAAGAGGGTTTTCTTTCGACAAGTGAGGGCTATCAAGTAATTGGCGAAGATCTTCAGCCGATTCAACTAACGAGCGACTCGTTCACTGTGACAGATGATGGCACGATTCTCGAGGAAAATGGCAACGAACAGCAGCTATGGATTGGCTATACCGATGACCCTACTAATCTCACTCAGCAAGGAAATGGCGTTTTTGCATGGGAAGGCGATGAAGCTGATGCGCCAATAAATATTCAAACAACTGATATCACCGAGTATGCTGTGAAACAAGGCTACCTCGAAGGTTCGAACGTGGATATGACGACAACGATGACGGATATGCTTAACACGTATCGCTTATATGAAGCAAACCAAAAAGTACTACAAACGTACGATCAAAGTATCGACAAAGCTGTAAATGATGTCGGTCGCGTTTACTAG
- a CDS encoding flagellar protein FlgN encodes MGQELLEVMGEMILLHDKLIVLSEEKQEALVERDVKRLTEVINKEKELLQKLRVSEEKRQQITEKLAGRDQTLKQVLGLLSPPVKRMVENRAADLKEKAEKLQSMNDVNEDLLRDGMAFVHHMIGHLTTSNQSITYGRPNQKPMQTPRGYFDTKA; translated from the coding sequence ATGGGACAGGAACTTTTAGAGGTTATGGGTGAAATGATTCTTCTTCATGATAAGTTAATCGTTCTTTCTGAAGAAAAACAAGAGGCGTTAGTAGAACGAGACGTGAAGCGATTGACAGAAGTAATCAACAAAGAAAAGGAGCTTCTTCAAAAACTTCGTGTTAGTGAAGAGAAGCGGCAGCAGATTACAGAAAAGCTTGCAGGACGAGACCAAACGCTTAAACAAGTTCTAGGCTTATTAAGTCCGCCTGTTAAAAGAATGGTCGAAAATAGAGCGGCTGATTTAAAAGAAAAAGCGGAAAAACTTCAGAGTATGAATGATGTAAATGAAGATCTGTTAAGGGATGGGATGGCATTTGTCCATCATATGATTGGCCATTTAACGACATCCAATCAATCGATCACTTACGGCAGGCCCAACCAGAAGCCAATGCAAACACCGCGAGGATATTTTGATACGAAAGCCTGA
- the flgK gene encoding flagellar hook-associated protein FlgK has product MTSTFHGLEVGKRSLYTQQTALTTTGNNISNANTPGYSRQRVDMQATSSITYPYQTGSSSSQLGTGVSVESIERVRSEYLDSQYRERNGQLGADSTKLETLQQIEEMTREPGNGLSASLDRFFSAWEDLASNPDSLAARAVLVERSEELLSQGKTLNDGLASLSKSLNDQVTAVNDQINAISSQIDSLNKEIALKPEANELKDRRDLLMDEMSGLNAQNTGKLEGLKQSLSEVDQFQSDLNEVFNQLINGSGMNNLMTSGFSLVKDGNGTMQQGKAMFDTSGTGDTFLEKVSVNQEVKANPATIAASSTNSAVSNGDIATTISDLKNETLSFDVANSNINAEASVGDFYGMLISKIGAKSQASERSVESHQAVLKSIDQNRMSVSGVSLDEEMSNLIQFQHAYNAAARYVSTTDELLDVIINRMGV; this is encoded by the coding sequence ATGACGTCTACGTTTCATGGATTAGAAGTCGGTAAGAGAAGTCTTTATACGCAACAAACAGCTCTTACGACAACAGGTAATAATATCTCAAATGCGAATACTCCCGGATATTCAAGGCAGCGAGTGGATATGCAAGCAACGTCTTCCATTACGTATCCTTATCAAACTGGTAGCTCATCCTCACAGCTTGGGACTGGTGTAAGTGTTGAATCGATCGAACGTGTTCGTTCTGAATATCTGGACAGCCAGTATCGCGAGCGAAATGGTCAGTTAGGAGCTGATTCGACGAAACTTGAAACGCTTCAACAAATCGAAGAAATGACGAGGGAACCAGGCAACGGACTAAGCGCGTCCCTCGATCGCTTCTTCTCAGCGTGGGAAGATCTTGCTTCAAACCCAGATAGTCTTGCGGCTCGTGCAGTTCTTGTGGAACGTTCAGAAGAACTCCTATCACAGGGGAAAACGTTAAATGATGGGTTAGCGAGTCTATCAAAAAGTTTGAATGACCAAGTGACAGCGGTGAATGATCAGATCAATGCCATCTCCTCACAGATTGATAGTTTAAACAAAGAGATTGCTTTAAAACCTGAAGCGAACGAGTTAAAAGACCGACGTGATCTATTAATGGATGAAATGTCAGGGCTGAATGCACAAAATACAGGAAAGCTTGAAGGCCTGAAGCAGTCACTAAGTGAAGTGGATCAGTTTCAAAGTGATCTAAATGAAGTGTTTAATCAACTTATTAATGGATCTGGTATGAATAATCTTATGACGTCGGGCTTTTCACTAGTTAAAGATGGCAACGGTACGATGCAACAAGGCAAGGCGATGTTTGATACGAGTGGGACTGGCGATACATTTCTTGAAAAAGTCAGTGTGAATCAAGAAGTAAAGGCCAATCCAGCTACGATCGCTGCTTCTTCTACTAATAGTGCAGTTAGTAATGGTGATATTGCCACTACAATAAGCGATTTAAAAAACGAAACACTTTCGTTTGATGTGGCAAATTCAAATATAAATGCAGAAGCTAGCGTTGGCGACTTTTACGGTATGCTTATTTCAAAAATTGGTGCAAAGTCACAGGCTTCGGAACGATCAGTGGAAAGTCACCAGGCCGTCTTAAAGTCAATAGATCAAAATCGGATGTCAGTAAGCGGCGTCTCGCTTGATGAAGAGATGTCAAACCTCATTCAATTTCAACATGCTTATAATGCAGCAGCTCGCTATGTAAGCACAACCGATGAGCTTCTTGACGTCATTATTAATCGCATGGGCGTTTAG
- the fliD gene encoding flagellar filament capping protein FliD — protein sequence MRISGLATGMDTDQMVKDLMMAERIPLDKLSQKKQTMEWQKESYRELNTMMSDMRSTASSMRLQSGYNAFKTVSSNTGAVTATTTSASVPGSYSVTVNELAQSAKFTSGQAIQNEAGIAAKGTDKVLQTGEAETTLQLTNSNGQTASITITASDTFKSLAEKIAGATDGTTGESLGLRASFDDTTSRFFISSKAMGGDESFTLGIADPTVESRILGGAANTAQGKYGSVTFDGIVVDNLKTNTTTINNLKLDLVQKGTSTVSVQSDVQDPFDMIKNFVEKYNEFIDKAQGMLTEKRNRDFPPLTDAQREDLTEKEIELWEEKAKSGMLQSDATVRGIVSDLRSAWMSSVSGIPAGELSMLSQVGINTGSYQDGGKLFIDEAKLKSALEQKPEEVMNLFTSGTDGIGDRLYDSVNKGIDQLGKKAGTPGTLVDSSFLSTRLKDLDEQMENWEDKLVTIEDRYWKQFSALETAMSQLNQQSAWVQQNLLGGM from the coding sequence ATGAGAATTTCCGGGTTAGCGACGGGGATGGATACAGATCAGATGGTAAAAGATCTCATGATGGCGGAGCGAATCCCGCTCGATAAATTGTCTCAAAAGAAGCAAACGATGGAATGGCAGAAGGAGTCGTATCGTGAATTGAATACGATGATGTCGGATATGCGAAGCACGGCTTCATCGATGAGGTTGCAGTCTGGTTACAATGCTTTTAAAACTGTTTCATCTAACACAGGAGCGGTTACTGCTACAACGACATCTGCCTCTGTCCCAGGTTCTTATTCTGTCACCGTTAACGAACTCGCACAAAGCGCTAAATTCACATCGGGACAGGCCATTCAGAATGAAGCGGGCATTGCCGCAAAGGGAACAGATAAAGTACTTCAAACAGGTGAAGCGGAAACGACGCTTCAGCTTACTAATAGCAATGGGCAAACGGCTTCCATTACAATCACTGCATCAGACACATTTAAAAGTCTTGCCGAAAAAATTGCGGGTGCGACTGACGGAACGACAGGTGAATCACTTGGATTAAGGGCAAGCTTTGATGACACAACGTCACGCTTTTTCATTTCATCGAAAGCGATGGGAGGAGATGAGTCATTCACGCTTGGGATTGCTGATCCAACAGTAGAAAGCCGTATTCTCGGCGGCGCGGCCAATACAGCACAGGGAAAATATGGTTCTGTGACGTTTGATGGCATTGTTGTCGATAACCTGAAAACGAACACTACGACGATTAATAATCTAAAGCTAGACCTTGTCCAAAAAGGGACTTCTACCGTTTCGGTCCAAAGTGATGTTCAGGATCCTTTTGACATGATTAAGAACTTTGTTGAGAAATACAACGAGTTTATTGATAAAGCGCAGGGGATGCTGACTGAAAAGCGAAACCGGGATTTCCCTCCGCTTACAGATGCGCAAAGAGAAGATCTTACTGAGAAAGAGATCGAACTTTGGGAGGAGAAAGCGAAAAGCGGGATGCTTCAAAGTGATGCGACGGTTCGGGGGATTGTGAGTGATCTTCGAAGTGCCTGGATGTCGTCGGTTAGCGGAATTCCCGCAGGTGAACTTAGCATGCTTTCGCAAGTAGGGATCAATACCGGTTCGTATCAGGATGGTGGAAAGCTCTTTATTGATGAAGCGAAACTTAAGAGTGCCCTAGAACAAAAGCCTGAAGAGGTCATGAATCTGTTTACGAGCGGCACAGATGGGATTGGCGATCGTCTTTACGACTCCGTTAACAAAGGGATCGATCAGCTAGGAAAAAAAGCAGGGACACCAGGAACGCTTGTTGATAGTAGCTTTCTTTCAACGAGATTAAAAGATTTAGATGAACAGATGGAAAACTGGGAAGATAAGCTCGTTACGATTGAAGATCGGTATTGGAAGCAATTCTCGGCGCTTGAAACGGCGATGAGTCAGCTTAATCAGCAAAGCGCATGGGTACAACAAAACTTACTTGGTGGGATGTAA
- a CDS encoding flagellar basal body-associated FliL family protein, producing the protein MKRILIIFLTALGIVGAGAAAAVFFLDIDLKKVVAQEEKEPTAEELAARSLTMEPLTTNLSSDHFAIVQLNLLADHEKSYKELEVRNPELKAIVISTLAGLTKEDLKGSEGLKTFEESIKNEVNQVLHDGKVERVLVTDFKIQ; encoded by the coding sequence ATGAAACGGATTCTAATAATCTTCCTAACAGCTCTTGGTATTGTCGGGGCTGGGGCTGCCGCGGCAGTGTTTTTTCTCGATATCGATTTGAAGAAAGTGGTGGCGCAGGAAGAGAAAGAACCAACAGCGGAAGAGCTTGCAGCAAGAAGCCTTACGATGGAACCACTAACAACAAATTTATCATCAGATCATTTTGCGATTGTGCAGCTGAACTTGCTAGCTGATCATGAGAAGAGCTATAAAGAACTTGAAGTTCGTAATCCCGAATTAAAAGCGATCGTGATCTCAACGTTAGCCGGTCTCACAAAAGAGGATTTGAAAGGCTCTGAAGGTCTTAAAACGTTTGAAGAATCGATCAAAAATGAAGTGAATCAAGTGCTGCATGATGGAAAGGTAGAACGCGTTCTCGTAACGGACTTTAAAATTCAGTAA
- the flaG gene encoding flagellar protein FlaG, whose protein sequence is MEIRDVSITPIGPTKLTQIKNTEMKKTIEKREVEGSTFSKETVKHHINTLNTYLEPSQTSLKFQLHDKLNEYYVQIIDTKTDEIIKEIPSKKFLDRYAATAELLGFMVDQKI, encoded by the coding sequence ATGGAAATAAGAGACGTTTCAATCACACCTATTGGACCAACTAAATTAACTCAAATAAAGAATACTGAAATGAAAAAGACGATCGAAAAGCGTGAGGTAGAGGGGAGTACTTTTTCAAAAGAAACCGTCAAACACCACATCAACACCCTGAACACCTACCTCGAACCATCTCAAACCTCACTCAAATTCCAACTCCATGACAAATTAAACGAATACTACGTTCAGATTATCGACACAAAGACTGATGAAATCATTAAAGAAATCCCTTCAAAAAAGTTCCTTGATCGCTACGCAGCAACGGCTGAGCTTCTCGGCTTTATGGTCGATCAGAAAATCTAA
- the fliS gene encoding flagellar export chaperone FliS: MAMKNPYQTYQTNAVATSSPQELTLMLYNGCIKFIRLSSIAMGEGDMEAKNTNIIKAQNILYELRSTLNMEIDLSQSMDALYDYMISQLVTANIQNDTSILKEVETLAEEFRNTWKQAMEQAKK; encoded by the coding sequence ATGGCTATGAAAAATCCATATCAAACGTATCAAACTAATGCGGTCGCAACGTCATCGCCTCAGGAATTAACGTTAATGCTTTATAACGGCTGCATCAAATTTATTCGTCTTTCCTCTATTGCGATGGGAGAAGGCGATATGGAAGCGAAGAACACGAATATCATTAAAGCGCAAAACATCCTTTATGAATTGCGTTCGACTTTAAACATGGAAATCGATCTCTCACAATCGATGGACGCTCTCTATGACTATATGATTTCACAGCTAGTCACTGCGAACATTCAAAACGACACTAGCATTTTAAAAGAAGTCGAGACATTAGCTGAAGAGTTCCGAAATACGTGGAAGCAAGCGATGGAACAGGCAAAGAAGTAA
- the flgM gene encoding flagellar biosynthesis anti-sigma factor FlgM, with product MNVNKPSAPPIVNPYQKHNPVTKVEQVKKAPREDELQISNKARELYDMKTEQDREAKVTAIKKQIEEGTYRVDSQKTAEKLFDQWF from the coding sequence ATGAATGTTAATAAACCATCAGCACCACCCATTGTAAACCCTTACCAGAAGCATAATCCTGTTACGAAAGTTGAGCAGGTGAAAAAGGCTCCTCGAGAAGATGAGCTTCAAATTTCAAACAAAGCGAGAGAATTATACGACATGAAGACCGAACAAGATCGCGAAGCGAAAGTAACGGCAATCAAGAAGCAGATTGAAGAAGGTACGTATCGTGTCGACAGTCAGAAAACAGCTGAGAAGCTGTTTGATCAGTGGTTTTAA
- a CDS encoding flagellar hook-basal body protein, translating into MNIQMATSSSSLSQTQKKIDTIANNIANVNTAGFKSREATFQNLLTQTYTNQTGEATEPGRETPENLRVGFGSKVGLTALNNKQGSAQETGRDLDVMLEGENVYFRVQNGDAVNYTRDGSFEIQNQNGAFSLVTSRGNAILDTNGNAITFDRNPSEITISDAGELVATDANGNDQTFQLSIAKIDRPQSLVNVGGNEFSLQENSELELVAVNGDEYKTRQGYLETSNVDLTNETTEMISTQRLLQFQSQAIKMADEMMGLANTIKR; encoded by the coding sequence TTGAATATTCAAATGGCTACCTCATCTTCTTCACTTAGTCAGACACAAAAGAAAATCGATACGATCGCAAATAACATCGCAAACGTGAACACAGCAGGTTTTAAAAGCCGAGAAGCGACGTTCCAGAATCTCTTAACCCAAACGTATACAAATCAAACAGGAGAAGCAACTGAGCCTGGAAGAGAAACGCCTGAGAACCTTCGCGTCGGTTTTGGATCAAAAGTTGGTTTAACGGCCCTTAACAACAAGCAGGGATCTGCTCAGGAAACAGGGCGTGATCTTGACGTGATGCTTGAAGGAGAGAACGTTTACTTCCGTGTTCAAAACGGCGATGCCGTAAACTATACGAGAGATGGCTCTTTTGAGATTCAAAATCAGAACGGAGCATTTTCACTCGTAACAAGCCGTGGGAACGCGATTCTGGATACGAACGGTAATGCGATTACGTTTGATCGTAATCCATCAGAAATCACGATCTCTGATGCAGGAGAACTGGTAGCGACGGATGCAAACGGCAATGACCAAACGTTTCAGCTCAGCATCGCTAAAATCGATCGCCCACAGTCGCTCGTGAACGTCGGAGGAAATGAATTTTCTCTTCAAGAGAACAGCGAGCTTGAGCTCGTCGCGGTTAATGGAGACGAATATAAAACAAGACAGGGCTACCTTGAAACGTCGAACGTGGATTTAACGAATGAAACAACGGAGATGATCTCGACACAGCGACTCCTCCAATTCCAGAGCCAGGCAATTAAAATGGCGGATGAAATGATGGGGCTTGCAAATACGATTAAAAGATAA
- the motB gene encoding flagellar motor protein MotB yields the protein MMRKKRHEEHEDHVDESWLIPYADMLTLLLALFIVLFAASTVDVKKYEAMSQSFQEVLSGGTGILEGEPAMLDPEDGSFVGMTDEPEKEESKEDDSEEKAFEQDQNKLQKLQGRIDEYIADQDLDSYLKTKLTEEGLLITIKEAALFQSGKAVLTGDARPLAKQISDLLVTDPPRRITVTGHTDDRPIKTSQYPSNWHLSSERALNFMTELLNNKKLDPKLFSFTGYGEYRPIDSNKTEEGRAKNRRVEVLILPYNVEN from the coding sequence CTGATGCGTAAGAAGAGACATGAGGAGCATGAGGATCACGTCGACGAAAGCTGGCTCATTCCATATGCCGATATGTTAACGCTTCTACTGGCTCTTTTTATCGTTCTTTTTGCGGCAAGTACGGTTGATGTGAAAAAGTATGAAGCGATGTCTCAATCCTTTCAGGAAGTATTAAGTGGAGGAACTGGGATTTTAGAAGGCGAACCGGCGATGCTCGACCCAGAAGATGGTTCCTTTGTAGGCATGACGGATGAGCCAGAAAAAGAAGAGTCAAAAGAGGACGATTCAGAAGAAAAAGCGTTCGAACAGGATCAGAATAAGCTTCAGAAATTACAAGGTCGTATTGATGAATATATCGCTGATCAAGATCTTGACTCTTATTTAAAAACGAAGTTAACGGAAGAAGGACTTTTGATTACGATAAAAGAAGCAGCGCTGTTTCAAAGCGGAAAAGCCGTGTTAACAGGAGATGCGAGACCACTGGCCAAGCAAATTTCAGATCTTCTCGTTACGGATCCACCGCGTCGGATTACGGTTACCGGTCATACGGATGATCGCCCGATTAAAACATCGCAGTATCCATCGAACTGGCATTTAAGTTCCGAGCGCGCGTTGAATTTTATGACAGAGCTATTGAATAATAAGAAGCTTGATCCAAAGTTATTTAGTTTTACAGGATACGGAGAATATCGTCCGATCGATTCAAATAAAACGGAAGAAGGCAGAGCAAAGAACCGAAGAGTTGAAGTGCTTATTCTTCCATACAACGTAGAAAATTAG